The Epinephelus lanceolatus isolate andai-2023 chromosome 14, ASM4190304v1, whole genome shotgun sequence region AATGATGCCGGTTGCAAGTTACCGTTAGCACACTCTGCTAAGCTAGCGCCGCTTCCAGGCTACGGATACCGCATTTGAGCGGGTCGACGGAGAAAACAAAGGTTGACCAATTTGCGGATCTTTCGGCTCCAGGCGCAGTTTTGTCTTTGCAGCGTCTCAATAGTGTCGACATCCGCTACTGTTAGCTACTACTTGGTGTACAGTTGAATAAAGATATGTTGGGTAACGTCGGCACCAGGGACGGGCAgtgaaatgaatgatttgtGCTTTTCCTTTCATTTGCGCCATTGTGGCTGTCTGCGCCAGTTTGAACATGGGCTagcatgctaagctaacagaGGGTAGAgccgactgtgtgtgtgtgtgtgtgtgtgtgtgtgtgtgtgtgtgtgtgtgtgtgtgtgtgtgtgcggtgatTGGATGGTATAGCTTGCCGCTGGGACCAAGCTTGTCTCAtatatgtaacgttagctaacttaaGCTAGCTGGCTAGTTAAATTAGCTGCTGATATAGATTAATATCATGCGAGCGGACACCGGCAGATCACCTTGTGGTTACATTAACGTTCATTTAACATTAAATTACCTGGTGGCGCTCGCCTGATACTGTCGGTCTCTTGTAACGGAAGAtgttgaaaacaggaagaggaaacgTTGCTGTCTTactaatgatttttttcatcaatTAATCAAATCAACAATACATCTCCATCCTGTTATTTTTCATCTTATCTGTGTGTGAGCAAAATGTGGTCGCCAGCAGGATTCACTTTGAATGCCAAAAAGATCAACAGCATGTGGGAGTCGATATTATTCCTGTATGTAAAAAAACGAGCATCTACACGTATCACCACTAACCAGGCCTTTAATGGTACATGCATCCTGCACAGACTGTCATCGCACCTGATTTGTACAACCTACAATATGATGTGTAATATGTGACACCATCCGCAGTGTTGTATTTGCAGTAATCCACCTTTTTAATCACAGTTTAAATTCAGATAAGGCAGGTATGTTGCTGCTGCGGCTGATGAGTGTTTTCATTACAGGAGGGAGTGAAGACGGAGAACGACCACATTAACCTCAAGGTAGCTGGTCAGGATGGCTCAGTTGTACAGTTCAAAATCAAAAGGCATACTCCCCTCAGCAAACTAATGAAGGCGTACTGCGACAGACAGGTGAGCTCATTATGAAAGACTGTAACATTAACAATAGATTTTAACTTCATTACTACTAACACTTGTCTTAATTGATAACactactgttgtttttgttgtttggtgaTAACTAACTGAATGCAAATCTCACTACAATGttatttctgtctcttctgTCTCTTACAGGGATTGTCACTTCGTCAGATAAGGTTTAGGTTTGATGGACAGCCGATTAACGAAACAGACACACCTGCACAGGTTGGTGAAAGCTGGACTCCTCGAGTATTCTAGTTATGGAGATGATATTGATTGGAGTTCAGAGTATGCGTTTCTCCTAGGTCAATCAtgtttaatttctatttttggGTAAATGTGTCAGCACAAGTAATGTCATTGGCCTTTGTACAATTTTTAAGTTTGTCTAGTGTCTGTACTGTAACTCCTCTTGAGCTGAGACTTGTAAAAGGACTTTAATGAAATGGAAAATACTATTAAGTGTTCTTTAAACCAGATATTCCAAAAATACTTGAATGTTTAAATCAGTATCTTGGTTGTTGATCAAGTTTAAAGGCTTGCATTTAGTGTGATTGATTGGTATCCCTTCTTAatttgtataatttattttagttcatttgCACATACATGTTTAGATATTGGGGGGGGggaattaaaagttaaaacattgtgcaggagaggttagaagccaaaaatggccccttttttaaataacaacaatcacatcaaaacaaaaaagataaaagTGAAGCCTGTGTAATTGAACAAGAGGTCCAGACTAAGAAGTAATATGAACTTTTTAGAGTTGTAcaatttacagaaaaaaaacattcaaataaattacaaatgaaTTAATGAAGCGTTAAGAGAACTGCAAATTAGAGcccttttcagatgttttttgaatAACTAATGTAGATGATGATTATAGAGATGGAACAAGGCTGTTTCATAGAGACGGTCCTCCTGTATTTCAATGAATAATCACTGAATAGATACAACACTCATGAATGAAGAATGAATTCTTCCATTGTAACTCAGTGTTGAACTCAGGTTAGTGTAGTTAATGCTGAACCACTGATTTTTCCACTTGCTTTGTTATCTACAAGCAAGCTGATGGACATTGTTCCAGTGGtgatttttaatgtttc contains the following coding sequences:
- the sumo3b gene encoding small ubiquitin-related modifier 3 encodes the protein MSEEKPKEGVKTENDHINLKVAGQDGSVVQFKIKRHTPLSKLMKAYCDRQGLSLRQIRFRFDGQPINETDTPAQLEMEDEDTIDVFQQQTGGVFS